One Rhodococcus sp. P1Y DNA window includes the following coding sequences:
- a CDS encoding acyl-CoA dehydrogenase family protein, with protein MTTTENRSALTKDWPDAPTSAEGWIARAGEVAQLLAVDAVARDKGNAAPHDEVQLLKDSGLVTLLGPVEHGGAGQDWPTAYQVIRRVAAADGSIGQLLGYHLLWFWAARLVGTKEQIQAVEADATTNKWFFGGAVNPRDNDVAVTDEGDTIVFDGAKSFSTGSRVSDVTVLEGALTGSDAHVFAIVPSNIEGLTFHDDWDNIGLRQTESGSVTIDKVRVDWASAAGFVDKQFQPRVYNTLNVPTIQLVFVNFYLGIARGALEEAASYTKDKTRAWLHSTVDKAVDEPYIIDVYGDLTSKLWAVEALADAVALEGQKIHDNAWDVTAEDRGDHEVRVAAVKARATEVSLEITSTVFEALGARATASKYGFDRFWRNVRTHTLHDPVAYKRREVGRWVLTGELPEPTWYS; from the coding sequence ATGACTACGACCGAGAACCGCTCAGCATTGACCAAGGACTGGCCCGATGCGCCGACGTCCGCCGAAGGTTGGATCGCCCGTGCAGGTGAGGTGGCGCAGCTGCTGGCTGTCGACGCCGTCGCCCGTGACAAGGGCAACGCCGCACCGCACGATGAGGTGCAGTTGCTCAAAGACTCGGGCCTGGTAACCCTTTTGGGGCCGGTCGAGCACGGCGGAGCAGGTCAGGACTGGCCGACGGCCTACCAGGTAATCCGTCGCGTCGCTGCAGCCGACGGATCGATCGGACAGCTGCTCGGCTACCACCTGCTGTGGTTCTGGGCTGCCCGTCTCGTCGGTACGAAGGAGCAGATCCAGGCCGTCGAAGCCGATGCGACGACGAACAAGTGGTTCTTCGGAGGCGCGGTCAACCCGCGTGACAACGACGTAGCCGTCACCGACGAGGGCGACACGATCGTGTTCGACGGCGCCAAGTCCTTCTCGACGGGAAGCCGCGTGTCCGACGTAACGGTTCTCGAAGGCGCACTGACCGGCAGTGATGCTCATGTCTTCGCCATCGTGCCGTCGAACATCGAGGGTCTGACGTTCCACGACGACTGGGACAACATCGGTCTCCGCCAGACCGAGAGCGGAAGCGTCACCATCGACAAGGTGCGTGTCGACTGGGCGAGTGCAGCCGGATTCGTCGACAAGCAATTTCAGCCGCGGGTGTACAACACCCTCAATGTGCCGACCATTCAGTTGGTGTTCGTCAACTTCTACCTCGGTATCGCGCGGGGCGCGCTGGAAGAGGCGGCGTCGTACACCAAGGACAAGACTCGGGCCTGGCTGCACAGCACGGTCGACAAGGCTGTCGACGAGCCGTACATCATCGACGTCTACGGCGATTTGACCTCCAAGTTGTGGGCCGTCGAGGCACTGGCTGATGCTGTTGCGTTGGAGGGGCAGAAGATTCACGACAACGCGTGGGACGTGACGGCCGAGGACCGCGGTGACCACGAGGTTAGAGTCGCCGCTGTGAAGGCTCGTGCCACCGAGGTGTCACTGGAAATCACCTCGACGGTGTTCGAAGCGTTGGGTGCTCGTGCAACAGCGAGTAAGTACGGCTTCGACCGCTTCTGGCGCAACGTGCGCACCCACACCCTGCACGATCCCGTCGCCTACAAGCGTCGTGAGGTCGGGCGTTGGGTCTTGACCGGGGAACTTCCCGAACCGACCTGGTATTCGTAA
- the sfnG gene encoding dimethylsulfone monooxygenase SfnG, whose protein sequence is MSTEKIADAIKFAYWVPNVSGGLVTSDIEQRTSWDYEYNKKLAQTAENNGFEYALSQVRYEASYGAEFQHESTSFSLALLLATERLKVIAAVHPGLWQPAVLAKLGATADHLSNGRFAVNVVSGWFKDEFTHLGEPWLEHDERYRRSAEFLQVLRKIWTEDDVDFRGDFYRIHDFTLKPKPLNTPDRPNPELFQGGNSSAAQENAGRYSDWYFSNGKDYDGVTEQLDNIRRVARENQREVKFGLNGFIIARDTEKEAKDTLREIIEKANKPAVEGFKGAVQQAGSSTKDGKGMWADSSFEDLVQYNDGFKSQLIGTPEQIAHRIVEYRKRGVDLILGGFLHFQEEIEYFGAKVLPLVRELESATELVDAV, encoded by the coding sequence ATGAGCACCGAAAAAATCGCCGACGCAATTAAATTCGCCTACTGGGTTCCCAATGTCAGTGGCGGGTTGGTCACCAGTGATATCGAACAGCGCACCAGCTGGGACTACGAGTACAACAAGAAGCTCGCGCAGACGGCCGAGAACAACGGATTCGAGTACGCGCTCAGTCAGGTGCGGTACGAGGCCAGCTACGGTGCCGAGTTCCAGCACGAGTCCACCAGCTTCAGTCTTGCGTTGCTTCTGGCAACCGAGCGGTTGAAAGTCATTGCGGCAGTGCACCCCGGGCTGTGGCAACCGGCAGTGCTGGCCAAACTCGGTGCTACGGCCGACCATCTGTCGAATGGCCGGTTCGCGGTGAACGTCGTGAGCGGCTGGTTCAAGGACGAGTTCACCCACCTCGGTGAGCCGTGGCTCGAGCACGACGAAAGATACCGGCGCAGCGCCGAATTCCTTCAGGTGCTTCGAAAGATCTGGACCGAGGACGACGTCGACTTCCGCGGCGACTTCTATCGGATCCACGATTTCACCTTGAAGCCGAAGCCGCTCAACACACCCGATCGGCCCAATCCCGAACTCTTCCAGGGCGGCAATTCGTCTGCGGCACAGGAGAACGCGGGACGTTACTCGGACTGGTACTTCAGCAACGGCAAGGACTACGACGGCGTCACGGAGCAATTGGACAACATCAGGCGCGTCGCTCGGGAAAATCAGCGTGAGGTCAAGTTCGGTCTCAACGGCTTCATCATTGCCCGCGATACCGAGAAGGAGGCCAAGGACACCCTCCGAGAGATCATCGAGAAGGCCAACAAGCCTGCGGTCGAGGGATTCAAGGGTGCTGTCCAACAGGCGGGGTCGTCCACCAAGGACGGAAAGGGCATGTGGGCCGATTCGTCGTTCGAAGACCTCGTTCAGTACAACGACGGATTCAAGAGCCAGCTGATCGGTACTCCCGAGCAGATTGCACACCGCATCGTCGAGTACCGCAAGCGCGGCGTCGATCTGATTCTGGGCGGTTTCCTGCATTTCCAGGAGGAGATCGAGTACTTCGGCGCAAAGGTGCTGCCGCTCGTACGAGAGTTGGAGTCCGCGACTGAATTGGTCGACGCTGTCTGA
- a CDS encoding DUF5336 domain-containing protein, which translates to MTFSPEGPRPSGPDSGGYGNPYSPEGARPPEAGTSGYGAGYSPDNARSAAPGYSGYGQTSPSYGGPAQQAQFGVNQPGSSSPSGQPYNPPLASDRPTQLPRILTLVVVVLGVVNFLVGLAGQFEFFGDVVNFFFVQAGDPTSIALLLAGGLVAAFGLLPKQTNTIGIAAALSVAGWLVLVFQSFNTGDAGPVGTSIELGTGAFVVLVLGFVQSVLAVAATLFDAGVLKAPQPKPTTYGQQNFGGAFGQQAAGYGQQNPNYAGYGQQQYGQPSPSQPSQNQASQNQAPQNQGYVPPAYTGPSQGQPNQNTTGSLGYPVGTSKPDAPQGGLTGPASQNSPYSQPHYGQPPVGSAGYGAPQHAVPPESEESEGDTPPYSAPTQAFGQTPSDDDKK; encoded by the coding sequence ATGACCTTTTCACCAGAAGGCCCGCGTCCGTCGGGGCCCGATTCCGGCGGTTATGGCAACCCGTACTCGCCTGAGGGCGCTCGGCCTCCCGAGGCCGGGACGAGCGGCTACGGCGCTGGTTATTCTCCGGACAACGCCAGGTCTGCGGCTCCGGGATACTCCGGTTACGGTCAGACCTCACCGTCGTACGGCGGACCGGCGCAACAGGCTCAGTTCGGGGTGAATCAGCCTGGCTCTTCGTCGCCGAGTGGGCAGCCGTACAACCCTCCGCTCGCCTCGGACAGGCCTACGCAGCTTCCTAGAATTCTGACGCTCGTGGTCGTTGTACTCGGTGTCGTCAACTTCCTGGTCGGTCTCGCTGGTCAGTTCGAGTTCTTCGGAGACGTCGTCAACTTCTTCTTCGTCCAGGCCGGCGATCCGACGTCCATTGCGCTGCTACTGGCCGGTGGGTTGGTCGCCGCTTTCGGATTACTGCCCAAGCAGACGAACACGATCGGTATCGCGGCGGCCCTATCGGTGGCCGGATGGCTGGTTCTGGTTTTCCAGTCGTTCAACACCGGCGACGCGGGACCCGTCGGCACGTCGATCGAACTGGGTACAGGCGCGTTCGTGGTGCTGGTCCTCGGGTTCGTACAGTCGGTGCTCGCTGTTGCAGCCACGCTGTTCGACGCGGGAGTTCTCAAGGCCCCGCAGCCGAAGCCCACAACGTACGGCCAGCAGAACTTCGGCGGTGCCTTCGGTCAGCAGGCCGCCGGCTACGGTCAGCAAAACCCGAACTACGCAGGCTACGGCCAGCAACAGTACGGTCAGCCGTCCCCGAGTCAGCCGTCGCAGAATCAAGCGTCCCAGAACCAGGCGCCCCAGAATCAGGGCTATGTACCGCCTGCATACACCGGTCCGTCGCAGGGCCAGCCCAACCAGAACACGACGGGAAGCCTGGGCTACCCCGTCGGGACCTCCAAGCCGGACGCGCCGCAGGGTGGTTTGACTGGCCCGGCGAGCCAGAACTCGCCGTACAGCCAGCCGCACTACGGGCAGCCTCCGGTCGGGTCTGCCGGCTACGGCGCGCCCCAGCACGCGGTTCCGCCCGAGTCGGAAGAGTCGGAAGGCGACACTCCTCCGTACAGCGCTCCGACACAGGCGTTCGGACAAACACCCTCGGACGACGACAAGAAGTGA
- a CDS encoding cell division protein PerM yields MSAVLNQERRGRRTTRPPQRRPILSPAESRTLVGVAFRIPGIFIAIIATVVLVTLVSVNSELTGTFGAIAGLWFAIHQVPLSIAGTSLGVFPLLPTLVLAVAVARGVARTVSESTTRREAGWTLGAAVLGPLVVTAVALAVAADASAAIGLQSPHALLAFAWVAGVHAISAAAGLVYGAWNLEPVSRRVPTWIRELAAPTVRAASVLVAGSAAIVLVAMVASWSTLEMLLDAGNGFVGFLGLTVLSVLYLPNVILGSLAVAVGSSAHVGDVSVSLFRTAGGPVPPLPILSVLPEGPAQTVWMAMLIVPVAAGVFLGRDCARRTVDVHYALSSVWLGSAVLGVTALILGFAAGGALGTFGTVQVTVWSLGLLVFALVAVVGSVAAAVTAWRGGSKQAVDETDPVRFEPVAAIAQPVEQQSVEREGVVHEDRAVEAEVVEEPGVDDSATDAPVVSAEADAEIVDVVDAEVVDPPSDDEPGGVTQGDESAAGGVTQTDESSKG; encoded by the coding sequence ATGAGCGCCGTACTGAACCAGGAAAGACGCGGCCGACGCACGACCCGTCCGCCGCAGCGTCGACCGATCCTGTCGCCCGCCGAGTCCCGAACGTTGGTCGGCGTCGCCTTCCGAATCCCCGGAATCTTTATCGCAATCATTGCGACGGTAGTTCTGGTGACTCTGGTGTCGGTCAACAGCGAACTGACCGGCACGTTCGGCGCGATCGCGGGTCTGTGGTTTGCCATCCATCAGGTTCCGCTGAGTATCGCGGGCACGTCTCTCGGTGTGTTCCCGTTGTTGCCTACCTTGGTGTTGGCGGTGGCTGTCGCGCGTGGGGTCGCGCGAACAGTGAGCGAGTCGACCACCCGTCGTGAAGCCGGGTGGACCCTCGGCGCCGCTGTGCTCGGCCCGTTGGTCGTGACGGCCGTGGCTCTTGCGGTCGCCGCGGATGCCTCGGCGGCGATCGGCTTACAAAGTCCACACGCCTTGCTGGCGTTCGCGTGGGTTGCTGGTGTGCACGCGATCTCCGCTGCCGCCGGGCTCGTCTACGGCGCGTGGAACCTCGAGCCCGTGTCCCGACGAGTGCCGACGTGGATCCGAGAACTCGCTGCTCCGACGGTCCGCGCTGCGTCGGTACTGGTGGCAGGCAGCGCGGCAATCGTCCTCGTCGCGATGGTTGCCTCGTGGTCGACGCTGGAGATGCTGCTCGACGCAGGAAACGGCTTCGTCGGCTTCCTCGGCCTTACCGTCCTGTCTGTTCTCTATCTTCCCAACGTGATTCTCGGCTCCCTCGCCGTCGCTGTCGGGTCCTCGGCGCACGTAGGCGACGTGTCGGTCAGCCTGTTTCGCACGGCGGGCGGCCCCGTCCCTCCGCTGCCGATTCTGTCCGTTCTCCCTGAGGGTCCGGCACAGACGGTCTGGATGGCGATGCTGATCGTGCCTGTCGCGGCAGGCGTGTTCCTCGGCCGTGACTGCGCGCGCAGGACCGTCGACGTGCACTACGCACTGTCCTCGGTCTGGCTCGGTTCCGCGGTCCTCGGCGTGACGGCGTTGATTCTCGGTTTCGCAGCCGGGGGCGCTCTCGGGACCTTCGGGACTGTTCAGGTGACGGTGTGGTCGCTCGGCCTCCTGGTATTCGCCCTGGTCGCCGTCGTCGGATCCGTCGCTGCCGCGGTGACGGCATGGCGGGGCGGCTCGAAGCAGGCGGTCGACGAAACCGACCCCGTCCGTTTCGAACCCGTAGCGGCCATCGCCCAACCCGTCGAACAGCAGTCCGTCGAACGTGAGGGTGTCGTCCACGAAGACCGTGCCGTCGAGGCCGAGGTGGTCGAGGAGCCAGGCGTCGACGATTCGGCGACGGATGCTCCGGTGGTGAGCGCGGAGGCCGATGCCGAGATCGTGGATGTCGTCGATGCCGAAGTCGTGGACCCCCCGTCAGACGACGAGCCCGGCGGAGTGACCCAGGGGGACGAGAGCGCAGCCGGCGGAGTGACCCAGACAGACGAGAGCTCCAAGGGCTGA
- the purN gene encoding phosphoribosylglycinamide formyltransferase, translating to MTASRETPARVVVLASGTGSLLQALIAAAGESSYPARIVAVGVDRDCDAARHAHAAGIEHFRVGLRDHADRDEWDAALTDRVVAHRPDLVVTAGFMKILGGRFLSAFAGRIVNTHPALLPSFPGAHAVADALAYGVKLTGSTVHLVDEGVDTGPILAQEAVPVLADDDQSTLHERIKTVERRLLVDVIAAVATRGVVSDGRKAQIQP from the coding sequence CTGACTGCCTCGCGTGAGACACCCGCTCGGGTTGTTGTCCTCGCATCCGGTACGGGGTCGCTGTTGCAGGCGCTCATCGCGGCTGCCGGGGAGAGTTCGTATCCGGCGCGCATCGTCGCTGTCGGCGTCGATCGCGACTGCGACGCAGCCCGTCACGCACACGCTGCAGGTATCGAGCACTTCCGCGTCGGACTGCGCGATCATGCCGATCGGGACGAATGGGATGCGGCCTTGACCGATCGGGTCGTCGCCCATCGCCCCGACCTCGTCGTGACGGCTGGTTTCATGAAGATTCTCGGCGGACGCTTCCTCTCCGCTTTCGCCGGACGAATCGTCAATACTCACCCTGCTCTGCTCCCGTCGTTCCCAGGAGCTCATGCCGTTGCGGACGCACTCGCATACGGCGTCAAACTGACCGGTTCGACGGTCCATCTCGTCGACGAAGGCGTCGACACCGGACCGATCCTCGCTCAGGAAGCTGTGCCGGTACTGGCCGACGACGACCAGAGCACCCTGCACGAACGAATCAAGACCGTGGAACGCCGACTGCTGGTCGACGTCATTGCCGCTGTGGCTACCCGAGGTGTTGTCTCCGATGGACGAAAGGCTCAGATTCAACCATGA